A window of the Henningerozyma blattae CBS 6284 chromosome 10, complete genome genome harbors these coding sequences:
- the DUT1 gene encoding bifunctional dITP/dUTP diphosphatase (similar to Saccharomyces cerevisiae DUT1 (YBR252W); ancestral locus Anc_7.173): MSQATKQQKLSQSLKIQLRSPDATVPTKGSATAAGYDIYASKAITIPARGQGLVSTDISFTVPVGTYGRIAPRSGLAVKHGINTGAGVIDRDYTGEVKIMLFNHSEKDFEIIKGDRIAQLILERIIDDAEIVVVESLEESERGSSGFGSTGK; this comes from the coding sequence atgtctCAAGCCacaaaacaacaaaaattatctcAATCTTTGAAGATACAACTGCGTTCACCAGATGCTACTGTTCCAACTAAAGGTTCTGCAACTGCAGCTGGTTATGACATATACGCTTCTAAAGCTATTACTATTCCAGCTAGAGGCCAAGGTTTAGTGTCTACTGATATATCATTCACTGTTCCAGTTGGTACCTATGGTAGAATCGCACCAAGATCAGGTTTAGCTGTTAAACACGGTATTAATACTGGTGCTGGTGTGATTGATAGAGATTACACTGGTGAAGTTAAAATCATGTTATTCAACCATTCTGAAAAggattttgaaattattaaaggtGATAGAATTGCTCAATTAATCTTAGAAAGAATCATTGATGATGCGGAAATTGTTGTAGTAGAATCATTAGAAGAAAGTGAAAGAGGTTCCAGTGGCTTTGGTAGCACAGGGAAATAG